Genomic DNA from Salvia miltiorrhiza cultivar Shanhuang (shh) chromosome 1, IMPLAD_Smil_shh, whole genome shotgun sequence:
GGcaggattgacatccctacttgtACGGTTGGAAGATATAAAGCTGAGATTTTTCAGCTGCTTGTTGATAGAACTCGGAAAAAAACGAAGGACTGGAAGCGTCGTTTCCTCTCTGGCGTAGGGAAACTGGTTCTTATTAAATCGGTGTTGCAATCTATTCTCTCTTACCTCATGAGTTGCTTCATTATTCCTTATCAGATTTGCCAAAGATTAAACAGTGTTGCTGCTAGTTTTTTTTGGGGGTCTGAAGAACGATGAAAGGAGGATACATTGGAAAAGTTGGCGAAAACTTTGTGTCCCTAAACACAAAGGTGGGTTGGGCTTTAGAGACATTAGTTTGTTTAATCAAGCGATGCTTGCTAAACAAACATGGAGGATCCTTCAAAATCGTTATTCTCTTCTTGCTCGCTCACTCAAAGCTTGTTACTTTCCGAGGTCGGATATTCTTTTAGTTACTACGGCCCATAATCCATCGTTCGTTTGGAAAAGCCTTCTAGTTGGACGAGACCTCTTGGTAAAGGGTATTGCTTGGCGTGTGGGAAATGGAGCTAGAATCAGAATTGGTAAAGATGCGTGGATCCCTAACTCTAAAGGGAATTTTCGTTCGGCGTGCGTTTCTGAGCAATGGGCCAACAAAAAAGTTGAAGAACTCCTTCTGGACAATCAAGCAGCGTGGGATTTGGATAAACTAGCTACCATTCTACCAAGTATGATCTCGGGATTTTTTTTGGCAAGTTAATGGTGGATTCGGCTGTTGTGGATAGACCTTTGTGGCCTATGGGAAAGTGTAGCTCTTACTCGGTTAAATCTGGATATCTCTTGGCTTGTTCTCTAAGGGGACGAGAGGAAGCTTCTTCGTCTCATGATCTCTCTTCTTTGTGGAATTGGATTTGGAGCCTGCAGGTTATACCCAAAGTCAAATTATTTTTATGGAAGTGTTTAAGTGGAGCCCTCCCAACAGCCCGTGCTCTCCTTAATCGTGGTATTGTTGTTGATCCCTTTTGCCGAAGATGTGGTATGGCTGAGGAATCTGTTGAACATGGTTTATGGGATTGCCCTTGGTGGAGTTTCTTTGGGAGACTTCGCCGCTCCGTTTGGCACCGTTAAGTGGGGATGATACAGTTTCCATTAAAGAGTGGTTTGAGCGGATCCGATCCATCCCTGAAAAAGCTGCTCATTATGCGTTCGCCACTTTTGCTTGGACTGCCTGGTATGCTCGTAACCTCCTCATCTTTCAAGACAAAAAGATTTCCCATGTGGATTGCTTCTCAATTGCCCAGAATGCGGTTTGGGAAAAGTCCACCTGCACTCCCTTAGCAGGTCCGAACATTTTCAGGGTGTTTTGCAGTCGAAATTCGCAAGTGAAGGTTCAATGTGATGCTGCGGTGATGCTGCGGTTGATGAAGGTGTGGGGATTGGTTTTGGAGTGGTCATGTTTGATGCGAATGATATTATTCTGGGAGTCAGGTACGGGTTTTGTGCTGGGGCGTTTACGGCCGAGGAAGGGGAAGCTTTGGCCATCAATGAAGGTCTTCGTCTCTGCGAAGAAAAAGATCGTGGAGACGTCATTATTGAAACGGACTGTCAGCATTTGTTTTTGAGACTCTGCAATAGGGAGAGTGATTTATCTTTCATCGGGGACACGCTCAAGGAAATTTTTGCTTGGGTCGATGGACTGCAACGCAAAGAGTTCAGCTGGACTTCTATAGTTAACAATCTTTTGGCCGATGCCTTGGCGAAACATGCTCTTCTTTTTCGTTTATCTTCTGCTTCTTCTGTTGCTTTTCCTGTTGGTTTCAACTACCCTGTTTTGATTTAATGAAGTTCTtttctttctcaaaaaaaaaaaaaatactctcccCCCTCCCCTCCAAGAAATAATTTCCTAGGatggagtgacacgagtttaaaaaaatgttgagtgtattgaaagtggagaaaatattgttgagtgtattgaaaatggtggaaatgtgttttaattagtatcgagagtgagaaaaaataaataaaaaataagggtaaataaaatatttatagatggtagggtatagtccaaaaatatatAGGAAGCtattttgtggacgtcccaagaaggtaaagtaggaagttctttcgtgaacggaagtagtatatatttttatatatgatCTTTAGTCGGTGATGACCACTAAATTTGATGTGATTAATatgtttaaaaatatataaattaaaaatacataaaatgaaaattttaagataaatatgaATAGATGCTGCAGGAATGTCTCGTAAGATCTCAAATATAAGAGAGAACTCGAAACACTATTgtattatacttcctccgtctatGAAATAATTTCCTCGAAGTGagtgacacagattttaagaaggTTGTTGAGTGTTATATTAAGAATTGAGAAAAAGTTGTTAAGCGTATTGAAGATGGTGAAaagatgttataattagtattgaaagtagTGAAAAAGTAATGGTAAATAGAGTAATATAAATGGTAGAGTATAAAAATAAGtagaagtttttttgtggacgtcccaaaaaagaaaaaataggaagttctttcatggacagGAAAGTATAATATATGATATGGTAATATAAtcacttatatataaattatcttGAATAAATGCAAAAATTATGTTTAAATGCAATAATATATgcataaaattacaaaaagaaatatgaaattaagggacataaattaagaatttagaaaaagaaagaaagaaatataaTATGGAATTAAAGGCATAACTTAagaatttagaaaaagaaaaaaaaaatgattaagtAACAAAAACACATCCATATTGTTTACACTGAAAATCAAATAAGTCTCTAACGTTCATAAATTGGAGTAAATAGGTCCCTAACATTCAAAGTCATTAGACTGAGAGACTTATACACACACTGCAGGTCGTTATCACTATATAGAAACATAAGAAGACACAAAAATACTAACCTGTTTTGATCCTTCACTCAAAAGAGGGCTGCAATTGCCCACTGTAGTAATCGTACATTATAACAAAACAAAGTTCGCAAAATAAATTCGTAGATATAAGAGATCTATGAGAGAAACATTATTTGTCCTAAAAATAGCATAAGAAAACTTTATATACGAGTTCAGTAAAGTGATCGAGTATAATAGCCTTTGAAATTAGGCTCATGATTCACTTATGCGTCATAACTCACGATAGAATAATATAAAAGCAACATGCATTTGTTGCAATCTCTAGATCCAGACACAAATACCtacaaacatataaaataaattataatctcTAAAATCTATCGCCGATCGTCCGTGTTGCTGCTACTTGTATGAAGTTTCACCCTTGAAGGGAAGACGTCCGTTTGTaagttctttttatttatgaaaatccTTTGTTTTTTCCGTATTCATATGTCTGTGATTAGTGTTTAGGTAACTAAATGGGTGCttgtttaaattttgattgCGCGGGCTATTATTGTGCGTGTTAAAATTTGCATTTACCGGCTAATTATAGAGCATAATATGCCTCCATATAGAGCATATAGATTAATAAAGTAATTGTTGGAGCTTTGTCTTTTGTTAATGGTGTAATTTGACCGATTTTTTTTAGCATTGCCTTGCCTTCGTAATGactgttattttattttatttatctttttttggaACTTTTGTGATTTTGTAGGCGTTTGTAATTTAAATGCTTCTGAAACTCTAAGAATAgcaattttatttctttgtacAAAACAGCCTTCCTCTTGTTTACGTGTAACACAACATTTATCTTTGAATTTTTGCAAATGCCACTTATGGTTTTATTTAACTGTCGGTATTTGTTATGTTAACGGTAGGGACATGGAGTTTGATTTGAATATATCCCATGGTTTTGATGATTGGGATACAGTCAGTGGTAACGCAAATGTCGGTGAAGTTGGTAATATATTTTCTGGAGCTCCCATTGAGCAACCTACAGACAGTATTTCTGAAGAGAGCGTACATTGGGATAGCAGCATAAATGCCACCGCAAATGATGCGACCGATGAAGATAATGGGGAACAAAGCCGGGACGGAAACATAGTGACGTTGGCTGCCGTTGAGCTAGGATAAGTGTTGGAAGTGTTATTGACATCTTGGAGGAAGTCTTTGTGCTATATTCGGCATATGCACAAATGATTGGGTTCTCTGCCCGAACTAGGTCGCAAGGATACTTCAAAGACCGGAAGACCGTGTCTTCCAAAGCGTATCATTGTTCATGCGAGGAACGACCCGATAACAAGTCCTCAAATGGTAGATTGGCGACATTCAAGAAGCATAGTTATAGGAGCAACTGCAAAGCTAGGCTACGAGTGAGCCGGACAAATGTTGAGTCTCCGTGGGTGGTAACTTTGTTTGATAAAGAGCACAACCATGAACTCCTCCATCCAAGTGAAAGTTATCTTTTGCACTCTGCACGGAAGATGGAGCATTCTCATAAGACTTTGCTTATGGCGATGAAGAGTAGTGGCATTGGAGTGAGTCGTGCTTATCGTTTTTTGGAGAATATTGGTTTCACACGTAAAGATGTGTACAATGAGCTACATCGCGAATCAACGAAATTGGCTAATGTTGCCAATGCCGATGCAAATAAGTTGATGGAGTATCTTACCGAGAAAGGATTGAGTGACCCTTCTTTCTATTGGAAAGTTAAGGTAAGTGAGGATGGAAGGCTTCAAAACCTCTTCTTTAGGGATAGTAGATGTCTTGTGGATTATCAACACTTTGGTGACGTGATATCTGTGGATGCTACATATAAAACGAATAAGTACGACTTGATTTGCGTCCCTATTGTTGGAATAAATCATCATCGGACGAATGTAATGTTTGCGGTTGCTTTTTTAAGTAACGAGAAGACGGAGTCGTATGAGTGGTTATTTTCTACCTTTCTAGAGTCAATGTATCATAAAGAGCCGGTGATCATTTTCTCCGATCAAGATCAAGCTCTTATGAATGGTGTTGATGTTACGTTTCGTGATGCGAAGCATAGGCTTTGTCAATGGCATATCAACAAAAACGCCGCCAAGCAATTTGGTAGGCTCAACCACGATGACTCTTTTAAAACTTTGTGGTATAGGTGCATGAATGGTTGTGAGAATGAGGAAGAGTTCGAATCATGTTGGTCAAGTATGATGGAAGAGTTCAAGCTTTTTGAGAGTAGATGGTTTAATAGCATGTACAAGTTAAGAAAGCGATGGTCTTCCGCCTTTACACGAGACAAATTCACAGGTGGATTGCATGCTACGTCTCGTAGTGAAACGATTAATAAGGTGTTGAAGGAGTTGTGCTCTTCTACTTCTAGTGTTCACGAATTTGTAATTGGTTTTGAGAGATTGCAACGAAATTGGCGTATTCAAGAGTTCGAGGAGGACGCTCTTTGCCGAGGTATGCCTGGTATGTTCTTGCAATCAACTgaaattttgttgcaaattggGGAGATTTGTACGAGAAATATTTTCAAGTCATTTGAGTATGAGGCTTTGAATTCCGTATCAATGAAATTGACCCATGAACCACTagatttaaatgatgaattgatcgAGTTCAAGGCTTGTTCTAAAATGGCTTATAAAGGTTATCGCATTGTTAAATTCAATCAAGCAACAAAAATGGGAACATGTTCGTGCCACATGTGGGAGACAGAAGGTATTATTTGCCGGCATTTATTTAGagtttattttaatatgaacTTGGATAGAGTTTATTCGTGCCACATGTGGGAGACAGAAGGTATACCTTTAAGTCAACGATCTTTTGATTGTTTAGGACCGAACAAGTTCACACATATGTTGTTTGTGAATCACAATGCTCATCGTTTTTATGACATGTTGGTAGAGTGCAAGGAGGATGAGGTTTGTAGAAATATGATCAATGACTGTCTCAATACTTTGATCGAGGAAGTGAAGAAGTTGAAAATGGCTCGAAGCAGTTATGAAGAAGCTGGGCCTTCTGGTTCAGTTTTTAAGGAACCATTGCATCAAGCTATTAAAAATCCAGTGCCAAACAAGAAACGTTCGCTTAAACGGCGGATGTTTAGCAAGCACTGGGATTCTGGAAAGTCGGACGCTGTAAATATAACAAGGGCAACTGATGAGGTCCATGGTGAGTTCGAAAGTTGTCTAACTTGTTAATATATAGCTGGGATTCTTTTGTTTAACCATTTCATGTTTTTTCTGAACTTGGCAGATTTCGTGGAGTCACAAAACATTCCTTACTTTGTGAGCAGCCAATTTACGAACGAAAACTGCAATGGGAATTTCGATCGGTTTTCGGTGGATTAGGCTTCTATTTCGTATTGTTCTGTTCTATATGTTAGGAGCGATTGATGGGTCATTATTGCCTAACTGAGTTATATATCGCACCGCGTATAATGGATGTTTGATCTGGGACTTGTTCAAATTGAcatgaaatttgatttttttcgaACAATTTGGAGAACATTCTGTCATAGTTTTCCTGTGATTAGTGAAATTCATGGTTAAAAAACAGTCCAAAACATTCTGTCATTATACGTCCTCTATTTGTACTCTTGGTTTTCCCCATTTGTGATAGTTTAATATTACTCTTAATTCAAAATTCAACTAATCTTCACGAAAACAAATTCCTCCTTACTATTGTTATAACGAGAAAGAATATTTTGACCCAGACTACATAATCTCCCATCTTTAAGAACTCCAGTGCACTAATTTCACTCAAAATTCGTGGGGCAATTGATCTGAGATGGGCCAACTTATCCCCATAGTGGattcttttattaaaatatttaaaatatgtatatatagactATTATATCCCTTAACCACTATTTTTATTTCGTATGCTTTCCTTGAAGCATTCCAGTGCACTAAGTCTCTGTTGGGCATTTCGTCGAACAGTTGGAGTGCTCCTTGAAGCATTCCAGTGGATAATTGTGATGAGATTCTCAAATCCAAGAATCATTAGTGGAAAATTATGATGAGATTCACAAGTCCAAGAATCATTAGTGGATAATTGTGATGAGATTCTCAAATCCAATCATCATTAGTGGAGAATTGTGATGAGATTATGAAATCCAATCATCATTAGTGGAAAATAATGATGAGATTCTCAAATCCAAGAGTGATTAGTGGAAAATTATGATGAGATTCTCAAATCCAAGAGTCATTAGTGGATAATTGTGATGAGATTCTCAAATCCAAGAATCATTAGTGGATCATTGTGATGAGATTCTCAAATCCAAGAGTGATTAGTGGAGAATTGTGATGAGATTATGAAATCCAATCATCATTAGTGGAAAATTATGATGAGATTCTCAAATCCAAGAGTCATTAGTGGATAATTGTGATGAGATTCTCAAATCCAAGAATCATTAGTGGATCATTGTGATGAGATTCTCAAATCCAAGAGTGATTAGTGGATAATTATGATGAGATTCTCAAATCCAAGAGTGATTAGTGTATAATTGTGATGAGATTCTCAAATCCAAGAATCATTAGTGGATCATTGTGATGAGATTCTCAAATCCAAGAGTGATTAGTGGAGAATTGTGATGAGATTATGAAATCCAATCATCATTAGTGGAAAATAATGATGAGATTCTCAAATCCAAGAGTCATTAGTGGA
This window encodes:
- the LOC131013090 gene encoding protein FAR1-RELATED SEQUENCE 5-like, coding for MIGFSARTRSQGYFKDRKTVSSKAYHCSCEERPDNKSSNGRLATFKKHSYRSNCKARLRVSRTNVESPWVVTLFDKEHNHELLHPSESYLLHSARKMEHSHKTLLMAMKSSGIGVSRAYRFLENIGFTRKDVYNELHRESTKLANVANADANKLMEYLTEKGLSDPSFYWKVKVSEDGRLQNLFFRDSRCLVDYQHFGDVISVDATYKTNKYDLICVPIVGINHHRTNVMFAVAFLSNEKTESYEWLFSTFLESMYHKEPVIIFSDQDQALMNGVDVTFRDAKHRLCQWHINKNAAKQFGRLNHDDSFKTLWYRCMNGCENEEEFESCWSSMMEEFKLFESRWFNSMYKLRKRWSSAFTRDKFTGGLHATSRSETINKVLKELCSSTSSVHEFVIGFERLQRNWRIQEFEEDALCRGMPGMFLQSTEILLQIGEICTRNIFKSFEYEALNSVSMKLTHEPLDLNDELIEFKACSKMAYKGYRIVKFNQATKMGTCSCHMWETEGPNKFTHMLFVNHNAHRFYDMLVECKEDEVCRNMINDCLNTLIEEVKKLKMARSSYEEAGPSGSVFKEPLHQAIKNPVPNKKRSLKRRMFSKHWDSGKSDAVNITRATDEVHDFVESQNIPYFVSSQFTNENCNGNFDRFSVD